AGTTGGTTGGGCATGGAAGCCGAAGTGGGCAACTATAGGCAGGGAGATGTTCATGGATTGTTCTGGTTCTAAGGATTCGGCTCCTGCAGAATCTTCTGAGTCTTCTTTCAGTGGTTTTGGTTCCCTTCCGAGCTTGAATTTGATCAAGTTTCAGTTGCCTAGTGTTATCTCTTGGATTTCAGATGATGGGGCTCAAAAAGATTCTTTCTTTTTGTCACCTACTCTTCATTCCAATTGCAGGTTTGCAACTCCATATTTTGCCTTCTTTAATAGCAATTTTGTAGTTGTAAATGGTATAGGAGAGGGAATTCTAATGGGAATTGGGAttgtatttgatttgatttcacCAACAACTAATGTCTGTTTAATTGGACAGTTCATCACAGAACGAGAAGCAAAAACTGGGTTTTCTGACAGATGATGATTTAGAGcatttatataaattagttGAAGAAAAAGATGGAGGTCCTGCTTGGATTCACATGATGGATAAGTCCACCCCAACTATAGGATATCAGGCTTGGCAAAGAGATCTTGAGGTATCATTTCCTCTTcctgttatttaatttatcagaACCAGTAAAAATCGAAAACTTATTATAAATAACCCTGCTGGTTGTGTTTGGGATTCATTTGCTGTGTTGAATTATGCTTTTTATTGCTTGTTAGATTGGTCCTACACAATATCGTAGCCGGACTGTTTTCGATGATGCCACTCCTGAGATGGTGAGGGATTTCTTTTGGGACGATGAATTCCGATCAAAATTGAAGTGGGATGAAATGCTTCTTAGTGCCGAAACTCTCGAGTCGTCTCCCACTGACGGCACCATGGTGGTCCAGTGGGTTCGAAAGGTTCGTAATAGGTTTTctaattgtttctttttctttttggttgacTTTTGTTGTTTCTAAAGTTGTTTTATAAGATGTTCTCTGGTTTGTAGTTTCCCTTCTTCTGCAGTGACAGAGAATACTTGATAGGTCGTCGGATTTGGTCATGTGGTCGGACATATTACTGTGTTACAAAGGTAACATCCTATTCTGGTCCCTGGTTTTCGATTTTGATTAAAATCCTGGAAGTTAACAAGTCTTTCCTATTTTTTCCCTATATTGTTCTGTTTTCTGCATTCCTGGTTAGAAATAACTAGGCTGCAGCCGATAGTCTGACATTTGACCAAATATTAGTGGGAACAATATACCTTTTACATTTATAAGATCTTTTATGTTgtgaacaaaaatgaaaattgttcTAACCTCATTAAGGGAACACTTGACGAGATTGTTTCCTAAGCTTTGAATTAATCTTATTATTTCTTAGCTTAATCATCTTATCACCTAATAATAGGTCGATGACTATTAAGTCTAAAACACTTCATGCCATGACAACATCATTTGGTCAAATTTGTTTTGTAGCTAACTTAGTAGTATGTTTTGTCCCGTTTCAGGGAGTACCATATCCCTCTATTCCTAGAAAAACCAAACCTAGGCGTGTTGATTTATACTATTCAAGTTGGTGCATTCGTGCAGGTAATGGACTTTTCAACCCAACCtagtttaaaattgtttttaaattgttCCTATGCTGTTAGGAAGTTTGAAACTTGTATTTTCTTAGTAGTATGCAATTCGTTTCCGGggataaaaaaaatggagaatgTATAACTCTTTGTTTAGATGAATTTTCTAGGAATATCATGTTTGAGTTTATACAAGTCTGCCAATAATTTGTATGCATCACGTTTTGAACAGCTGAATCAAGGAAAGGGGATGGCCAGCTGACTGCGTGCGAGGTATTACTTTTTCACCATGAAAATATGGGTATACCTTGGGAAATTGCAAAGCTTGGGGTCAAGCTAGGCATGTGGGGAACTGTCAGGAAGATTGACCCTGGCTTACGTGCATATCAAACCGAAAGAGCATCGGGAGCGCCCCTTTCTCATTCAGCTTCCATGGCTCAAATAAACACCAAAGTAACTCAAGACTATCTGACATCCTTGGAAAGCAATAGTAATGATTCATCAGAGCTTGAAACACACAATTCGTCTGAGAAACCAGGGAAGAACAACATTCCCAAACTTGTAGTTGTTGGTGGGGCTATCGCGGTTGCATGTATTCTAGATCGAGGGCTCTTAACCAAAGCTGTTATATTCGGAGTAGCCCGAAGGTTTGCAAAAATCGGAAGAAGGTTGTAATCCTGAATATTTTTGTGGGTCAATCGAAGGAAACCGCACCCACCAGCAAAGCAGATTGCCATTGCAATGAAGTGAGATGTTGGGGATGGATGAATCTTCTCACTTAGCCGCGTTTAAAAGGTTGGAAGATGGAAAGATTATATTAGTTTTTGCAATATTTGGGCGATATAGGAAGTTAGAATTGGGCACAAGAGAATGGGATCAGATAGTTGGATTTTTTAAATGGCCATGTCGAAAACAGATCTTAAAACCGAAACTGAGTTCCTTTTCTTGTTCGGTGGCTCTtctatttcaatatatatactatttatattatatgttgttttatttcctTGATTATGGTGTGTTCATGTGCTAGATTTTGAGTGGATGATGATAAACAGCCAGTGTTGGCAAGCCCAGCATTGTTTCCCTCTgcaaatatttatgttttgaagACTGCAGTGCCGAGTGGAATATGGTCATCCATATCCTTTGATTAATTTCACTGAGGTTGAGTTCATTAATTCCCTGCTTTTCACCCAAATTTTGAGGTTTGAAAGCTCAAATTCGATTAAATTATTTGGAGTTATTTAGTAAAAAGTGGTATTATTTGTGGGAGATTAATTTCAACAACCATTTCTATaacaatttcatttatttattaaacaattccgtttatgttttttatttatgttttttagattgGAACGTTAATCGATTTGATTGATTCAATCggtttgattaaaatatatatatttttaaattctgatTCAATGTTAGTTCAATATGTTTTAGTAGGTTCAATAGttgattcaattaatttttaattgatttaattggtTTGTACCGATTCCTAATCTAATCACTTCAAAGTCACTTTCAAGATTGGTTTTgcttcaattttaatttaaataattgacTAAGATTTTACCTGACTTTTATATATCTATAACGACATACTATCATAGAGAGataatcatttatttcataaattttcatcaaatggAAAAAAGTAGGAATCAGATcagtaaaattatcatttttatgcattttattttatattcttttacatGAATTATTATGAACTTTATAAATTTAACaagtttaattaatcaatatgagttattcatttcaattcaattaactaatttgTCATGACTTATTAAATTCAAGcaattaatttataagtttacGATATTCCAAATTCACGTTGAATATaactttcatttaataaaatatgattaacaGATTTTTCATGTGAAACTTAAATATTTCATtgagataatattttaattaagattattttatttaataaattataactaataggcttgattatatgaaaagactaaaatatacttaaaattttcaacaatatgCTGTTATAGAgaatcaaatttataaagaaGGTATTTCATAactataattattgtttttatgagtgaaaaattattttaaaagattaaaataaaacctaaaaatggAATTGGTTGCTATAGTGAGTCTGagtgaattataaaaaatatatgtaactAACTTGTAGACATAAATAAATATCTCACAAATATCCGTATCTGTTTTGCCATTACAATTTCTACTACTACTCGTGGTCTCCCAAATCCATAATTAAAGGATAATACAGCATTCATAGTTCCATTGATTTGAATTTGGATGAATGtgacaaacaaaataatttcaagaattcataAATAATGATTATATTTATGACAAATAGATTAGTTTGAAGAGTTTATAAATAATGATTTGAggacaaaatgaaaattaattatgtaCTGTCAATTTTTATATTCCAACTTATATGATGCATAGATAATGATGAGTGATGAGGAGGTTCGATCTGCCATTTTGAGCAGGGAAATGAGAAAGAGTCCTGGGCCGAATGATTTTACAGCTTTCTTTTTAGAGCTGCCTGGAGTGTTGTGGGAAATGATTTCAAGGCTGCTACAAAGCACTTCTTCACAACCTCTTGTTATGCTACGACGTTCAATGCTACGACAGTTGTACTAGTTCCGAAGATGGAGAGCGCCAACCAGATCAAGGACTTTCGGCCTATTTCATGCTGCTCAGTTGTTCATAATCTTTAGAGGTGCTCGGGGTATTAGGCAGGAGGACCCATTGTTCTATCTATGAATATTCTTTCTAACTTGCTCGATGCTGCAGTGGAAAAGGGGATCTTTCAGTATCATCCGAAGTGCCATCAAATAAAGCTCACTCACCTTTGTTTTGCAGATAATCTTTTGATCTTTTGCAAAGGAACCTTGGGCTCGGTTATTGGTGTTCAGAGTGTTTCCGATCATTTTTATTTGATGTCTCGGTTGAAGCTTAATGCTGCCAAAAGTGAATAGTTTGCTTCTGGAATTTCAGTACTGGAGTTGGAGAGTATTCAAAGCATCTCAGGCATTAGGAATAGGAAACTGTCTGTTCGTTATTTGGGTGTCCCTTTGGTAACTAGGAAGCTATCTGAAACTGATTGTCAGCCGCTTGTTGATAAGATTCAAGCTAGGATACGACACTGGTCAGCTAAGAATTTGAGCTTTGCAGGGAGGTTACAGCTTATTCAAGCTGTGTTGTTTAGTACATCTAATTACTGGTGTCGGCAGCTCATTCTTCCCAAATCTGTACTGCAAAGAATAAATCAATTACGCTCCAGGTTCTTTTGGAAAGGAGCTGATGCGTCTGCCTCAGGGGCTAGAGTGAGTTGGATGCAGGTTTGTTCTGTTAAGTCGGAAGGGGGATTGGGTTTGAAAGACATACAGCTGGAACAAAGCTTGTTTGTTTCAATTGATGAGAAATATTCTTGCTGGTGAGGGCTCCTTGTGGTTTGCTTGGGTCAAGGCCTATGTCCTTAAAGGTGAAGATTTTTGGCAGGTTGTAAGCAAGGATGGCATGAGGTGGAGTATGAGAAGGCTGTTAAAGATGAGAGATGAGGCTGCTCGAGTGTTTTCTTGGTCTCTTCCGCTGTCTGTTAGCAAAATCTGGTGCGAGATTAGGAGGGCTGGGACCAAAGTTCAGTGGTATCCCCTTCATATTCCAAAGCATGCTATCATTACTTGGATGCCTATCCTTGATAGGCTACGAAACAAGGACAAATTGATTCAGTTGGGAATCATTGATGATGGGCAGTGTAAACTATGCTGTGCTTTGTTAGAAGCAAGGAGCCAACTGTTTTAGCGAGTGTGCTTCCTCAAAAAGCATTTGGGCTTCTATCCTTCATCTCCGTAGAATTCATACCATTTATTTTGAACGCaatgcatttaatttaatttttttatctcttgTAATATCTAATATTatcgttattattatttttacattaattacaaaTAGACGTACAAGTAATTACCATCCAAAGAGGGTATCGGTAAgatacttattggctaaatacAGTAGGGGATACCTTGGACTCCGACGTGGCACATAAACTACACAGATTAATTCAAATGTCTTAAAAAAGCAAAACGGGACCGAAGAGTATAATTAAATTCCGTAAATTGAGGGAGCTGGtttcattttatattcttataaaaGCGCAAGGGAAGTTAAAAAACGCAAAGGGGCAGTCTAAAGGAAACCGGGAACTAGTGGTCGAGATCCGGCAAACTTTCGTCGGATTTCGTCCATTTGTCGTCGGGGTTCGATAGTACTCTCTCTCTTTCTAAGTTTCTAATCGCCGGAGTAGAAAGGAATTATCGAAAAATGAAGGGATCTACACATCTTGTTGCGACTTTGCTCGCTGCTTCCACGGTGGCGCTCTCATCATCTTCCTCCTCCGGAATCCACAATGTTTCATTTCCTCCTACCTCTTCCAACCAGGTATTCATTCTCATTTAATATCTAAAACTTTGTTTCTTCGGTTCTtgtgatttaatcatttccttttccaaatGTGAAATTTTGCCTGCTTCGATCTGTTGATTTAAGTTGTTTGTTTCTGGATCTGAATTGgccttttgttttcattttttacccTTTCTGTCTAATATGTggataaatattttcaaaaaaatatatattttttgaaatttctagTTTTTGACATTGAATATTGATTTTATAGGGGACAAGAAATGGTGCGTCGAGGAATTTAACGGCGACAGAGCGGGAGAATTTCACGCCACGATTTGATGGGTTGAGATTCATAGAGACATTGATCACAGCTCACAGATAGGAGGAGATGATTAGTAACACAAAATACCGTCCTTTCTCTCcgtttattaattaggttttatttattttgttggttaaaattttaattgttacatTATGAAGTAACGTTTTTCTTGGTATTGTTTAATAATTCCTATCGTTTTTGGTTTTTGCTTCTTATTATTAGTAGCAATTTCTGTTTGGTTGATTTGATGGTGAAATTAAAAACTCCAAACTCCTCAACCTTACTAGATGCAGATTTGTTCTTATGCaggattttacaattatttgtaGCAATTTGAAGCATTTGAACTAAAAAACAGCAAAGACTTCTCAAAGTTAACTATTTGTTCTGAATAAGCTTTATATCAAGAAGCAGATACATTGCATAATCAGGTTGACCCATTGATCAGAAAATCCCATTTGTAGCATATTTTTGCTAAGAaagtttatttgcttatatcAAGTTTTGGAGTAAAAGATCCCGCCTGATCATTTCTTATAGACATCTTGTCTACGATTTGTCAACCAAGCACAAAGGCACCGAAACCAACACTAGCCGATTAGCAATAAcctttgctattattttatacGAAAAAAGAACATTTGTTGATTGGTGAACCCCATGCAAGCTTGAATATCATACTTGGATCTTTGGTAAAAAATCCAGGCATCCATTGGGCCCAAATCCCTTTGTGGGTTGCATTGAAGGAACAACTTCCCAAATCTCCTTTGACCTGAAACGCACTGTGAATCTAGCATTCATTTCTCCAGTAACATAGCATTGAACCCTAGAAAATTAACTGAGAAGGGTCTCTAGTGGCCTTCTTTgcaaataaatctataaaatagttAGTAGCAGTGCCAATTGCCATCGACATCACCTACCACCATGTTtctcaaaataatttcataaaaatctcCCATAACCAATCAACGGAGGCCAGAGGAACGGTGCATCGTACGTAAAAGATTCCATGGTTCTGAGCatcaatcaataattttatattattagattacATTAAAACGTGTGGTTGAAATTAAaccattcttttttttccctattATTTGTCCTTAAAACATTTGCCCCTCTTTCTCTAttcttcttttcctcttttttggTGATGATCTTGAATGGTagagaaaaaattatgaatatgaaaaaaatgatcTTAGTTTCTTCCAtcgtatatgcatatatatatatatatatatacaacattGTGTGACTATAGTATAAATTGAAATCCGATCCAAGAAACTAGTAAACTATAATGGTGGGCATGGATAGATTTAAAAAGTCaccattaaaatatatttatttcacaaaatctTATAAGCCGTTTGATTTCCTTTTCCGTTTCCATCTCTCTCTCTTGTGTATATAATAGAAACATTTTAGGCTCATATGAAAGGCAAGGAGGCATTTGAAATGAAAGGTCCTTTgctttttatttactttcatgaATGAACAAATCCTGGCCACAAGATGTTAGTGTATCAACTATTTGAGATAGAGGTCGTCTTCGTTTTTCTCTATTAAAATATCTACaccaaataatatcaaaaaaaTGAAACCAATGATTctaatttattgtaattttaggACCAGTAAACTAAATgtctttaaattataagttaaatcttttcatcatatttattttttcacataatatttaaaattactcgTGACTTCTCCTTAacccataaataaaaaataatatattttaacgcGTTAAAACTCATATTCTCGTAATATAATACTCAAAGTTAATAATAACTGTATTACAGGGTaaattatgtatgaaattgGTTTCAAAATAAATACGACAAATGTGTCTGCATTTTGGGTAAGAAGTTGATGaaaattattaaggaaaaaaaaagttaattaaatggTGTCCATAAATCGAATGGCAAAATATCTGGTAGCCTTTGTAAACACATTGAAATTTGCAGCCACTCATCTCATCACATGTCAAGTTCAATGCTGTCGGCTAAAATAATCGTTAATCAAAACCAATATttgaatattcaaaaattaaaaaaattgaaaaaaaatattaaaaaacgaATATgtgattaatatatatttttcatttgttaaatgatattcactttatatttttatttttgaatattttagaatcatcaaaaaaaaatatcattttcttagttttagggtgattttattttgaacatatttttttaatttttacaatgctataaataataatagaaattttatcatatacACACGtatgaaaactatatattttaaatacaaaggttaattttaaaataacatataataaataatgaaaacgtataatttgaaattaattaataacaacacataaaataaatatgatattaagataaaaaatagattaaattgtgagtaaaatgaaattgaaatatataaatacatcatattaagaattctttttccttatagaaatcatattaaatttttttttgaaaggtaaattcataaattcattcaattaatggAACCATATATttcaaagaggaaaaaaaaaataaacactcgTCGTAAATGGTGAAGAATAATCTACATTAATACAATAAAGGCTTTAATCTCagcatcaatagaacattatgacACATTGACAATTGactttgtcacaactcaagcacgaTATATCTGAagtgattgcaagcacttaatGCGATAACGAAATCAGCCCCGGATGGTCCAAAGCGGCGAGCAAAAATCGATAAAAGAATTGATcattcaccaaactagagaggacgacaacaaaatcatccctaaatcacttgtaaaactaaaattacatgCATAAGCAATATAAAAAACGTGCTACAATAGCAagcaaaaacttctaaaactgaagacttattaaacaatggaaatataaacaaaaaaacatataaaacttaagacaatACGAGTCCAAATCGACatgtgaaataatttattattctgaaatagTCTCGAACCAGATACAAATTAAGAAGTTGACGAAGAGCTACTCACTTTCCAAGAAAAACTACTGGTGGCTAGTGAAGTTTTAGTGAACAACAGGCATCGTCATCTATCCATCAAAAATTGTGAAGACAACAAAGATACCCACAAAATAAATTTGCAAAGTGAAAAGAGAGAGTAgtgaatgagaagaagaaagaaaaaaagggttgATGGGAGAGGAAAAAGGCGGGCTATAGCTGGCCCGGAGGCTGACACCGCcgctaaacaaaacaaaagataagaaGCAAACGGCTtggagaaaaagagagagaaaagtttttagggtttttcatccatattaagaattttaaatgtactacaatttaatacaatatgcataatataattgaaatataaatattatataaaataaattttttgtttagcggTGAAGTTAATGTCTTATTGATGTTGATAGCATGAGttcaaattcaatcatatacAAACTCATGATATCAATTCAGTCAATGGcttaattaatagtataaaaataatagtatagaccTATACAATTGATGAAGGTAATATAgtatacataatataattaaaatgtaaatattatattaaaacaatacttTTGCTTAGTggtaaaattaatgttttattgatgtgaataaCATGTGTTCGAATTTAACCACatgcaaattttttattagttttttaataaataaaaagactaaagtacATTCGAATAATGTAGCTTAATTTAATTACGGAAGGACATTTCATAATTCTGGTGTCCAGCTGACTCATGACATCAGCTTAGTCACgagcttaaataatagtataaatatacaTTGGATGGAGGTAGTAAAATGTGcatataataaaatcaaaatatatgtaAGGCCAACGTAAAGCTTTGGTTGAGTGGTTTAAGGTTTTACTAAGGCCAACGTAAAGCTTTGGTTGAGTGGTTTAAGGTTTTACCAATGATATTGGTATGCGCTCAAATCtcacaatatacatatatttttttaaatagaaagacTAAAgtattatcaaataatataatttattttaaatacgaaatgatatttttgtaattttcctaATCGAGTTGGTGTTTGGTTGACTTGTGTATCAACTCAGTCAGagacttaaataatagtatagatatacaaatctataacaaatatatttattaaagtttcatatatatatatgtgtataatcatgagtttgaatttttttttgaattaacgAAAATACCTTTTATTTCCCTCAAATTACTACATTCACACTTGTAAAATAGAAATTGCGATAATTATTACGCATTTAAaagtattataatataatttgtaattattagttGAAAATGTTATGCTAATTTGAAAACAGAGTTATTACTTGCATAGAAcgctaaaataaaatatagaaaaatcttgtgataattataaattaaattacaaatattaattaaaattttgatgtaaaaagttttgttgattttattgatgtaaaatagagttattttatattatgttaattaatatattagagttaattacgttaattaattattgttttaaataatgttactttacattaattagttaaagtaaaactatattagatgttgaatatgttaaaatgttttaattatggtttgcattattattagggtaaactattaaaatagtcacttttgtttggttcatgttacattttagtcacttatgtttgaaatgttacgttttagtcacttatgttatcatgttgtaacattttagtcattgagccgtTAGTTTACATTATGATTGTAACGATAAGTGATgtgtacgttaaatcatcatttcaaacaaaattctaggttaatttatacaatcggtcctcatattttttcgtttggagcaatttaaatttttttcttttatgttttttttaactttcttccttttccattctcttatgcttctcccttgttttcctcctttcttcatttctttcaacgtagttttgctatgttttatttttttgaacaatttaattttttcgagtgaggtgagcttgtggactagttacaaatggaaaacataaaaaaactatgttaaaagaaatgaacaaGGGataaaaatagagggagaagcagaagagaacggaaaaaaaagttaaaagaacttaaaataaaattttaaaattgtttaaaataaaaaatatatagggatcaattgtagaatttaacctaaaatttttgtttgaaatgatgatttaacacgccacatcagcttaccgttacaccattgttggcaattaacgactcagtgactaaaatgttacaacatgataatgtaagtgactaaaacgtaacatttcaaacataagtgactaaattgtaacctaaggcaaacaaaagtgactattttagtagtttacccttattattataataatatttatattttaattatattaaataaggaatattatcttatgttaattacCGTAGTTAAAAgtataatagttaattaaatgcGTAAAGTCACATGCAAAGCATGTAACATCGAAGCTTATAACACTTAAAAATTAGAACATAGTTAATGGGTGACACCAACTAAATAGTATAAATAAGCAGCCAGAttaaactaaaatgataatttaaaattaaatcacctccgatattactattattatttttctgaaGGATGTTGTATTAAAATTACACTTTTCTTAACTCTATGTGATGACTTAATGCTTAAGGTTTGAGtttctttccttattttagaAAACATTGATTTTGGTTCCAATTTCAATAGTGGAAAACGTCATTATTTAGAAGTATTCTGTTTGGTGGAACTGTAtcaatcttttattaatattgTCTTCTATCAAatggtaaataattttttgaattaaaattttcacatgaTTAATGTGATTCGAATCTAGATTATATCTAGGACACTAATAATCAGTATctgttaaataatttaaaatgtgaattatttctttatatattattttatataatatatttaaaatagaaaaaaaaaaactcgaaatAAAGTCCAATCAGTGAAGGTCGGGGGAATAAAACTATGCATAAAAATACATTTGTTGTACCCCACAAGTCAAGGACCTTCTCTGCTACATCCTTGAACCACAGGACTGTGCGGTGTCGTTTTGCACCTCTGTTATAAGTTGAATAAATAAGCTCACATTTAGAACACGGGAATGACGAGAGGTTGAGAACCGCTAGTTTCCAGCATATACCATGGTTCTTAATACTGTGTTTTGGGCCCCACTTTGCACGTGGGAAACAATCTTGAGGCTCTCAGACGGTGCAAGGACATTCAGCCGTTCTCCTGAAGCCACGTGCGATTGCAGGTCAGCCATGGATTCTGTACAAAAAGGCAGCTCCTGGGGTGAATTCATTGACCAACTTCCAAGTCCCTAACCAATAGCCATACATTTTCTGGGATTTTTGGAGTAGAACTGGTGAGTGAAGCTATGCATATGCATCTTTCTAACTGATTATGTGAAGCAACAGTTTCGTATGTTTCTGTTTCTTTGTTCATCCTATGATTCGAATTTGAGACTTGTTGGAGTtcttattatgttttttttccctttctaaTTAAATGGTTTTGGAATTTGGGtttgatttgttttgttgatttttgtttttcttacaACTTGAAAGTAGAAAAGCATGGCAACAGTGACAGCTTCACACTTTGTTTCGAGGATTTCCCATGGAGCTGAAACTAAGGCCAATCTGAGTCAGACAGGGTTGAGGAATCAATCCATGACTCACAATGGGTTGAGGTTTTTAAACAAGGTAGATAGGTTGCAGATGAGGACCAATGCAAAGGCTGTTGCTAGGAACGCAGTGAAAGATGAACACCCAAATGACAAGCTATCTGGGAAAATTATATGTGGAACAGGGATGAATATTATCTTTGTGGGAGCTGAGGTTGGTCCATGGAGCAAAACTGGTGGACTTGGTGATGT
The window above is part of the Gossypium raimondii isolate GPD5lz chromosome 9, ASM2569854v1, whole genome shotgun sequence genome. Proteins encoded here:
- the LOC105800186 gene encoding uncharacterized protein LOC105800186, with amino-acid sequence MGLVSVFWEILKKPTIGDVVRELLIFIAPLWVAVIVGVLVGWAWKPKWATIGREMFMDCSGSKDSAPAESSESSFSGFGSLPSLNLIKFQLPSVISWISDDGAQKDSFFLSPTLHSNCSSSQNEKQKLGFLTDDDLEHLYKLVEEKDGGPAWIHMMDKSTPTIGYQAWQRDLEIGPTQYRSRTVFDDATPEMVRDFFWDDEFRSKLKWDEMLLSAETLESSPTDGTMVVQWVRKFPFFCSDREYLIGRRIWSCGRTYYCVTKGVPYPSIPRKTKPRRVDLYYSSWCIRAAESRKGDGQLTACEVLLFHHENMGIPWEIAKLGVKLGMWGTVRKIDPGLRAYQTERASGAPLSHSASMAQINTKVTQDYLTSLESNSNDSSELETHNSSEKPGKNNIPKLVVVGGAIAVACILDRGLLTKAVIFGVARRFAKIGRRL
- the LOC105800188 gene encoding uncharacterized protein LOC105800188, which codes for MKGSTHLVATLLAASTVALSSSSSSGIHNVSFPPTSSNQGTRNGASRNLTATERENFTPRFDGLRFIETLITAHR